From Aspergillus fumigatus Af293 chromosome 5, whole genome shotgun sequence, a single genomic window includes:
- a CDS encoding DUF803 domain membrane protein produces MASFQEDPLAAGLLTGLVTSFAPTPTTAASVSSSFRHLPSSTSGSDSSIGGHNGGHLHEWSSLIGIVTALVGNVLISLALNIQRYAHIRIEREWEQSKLQREIQWKRANSGRNAAGAYGTTVAEEDDREFRRGGRLFPRYRDESPDSGPELPEDFLRRSDEFSDGESGPRGRLRESFLSDQTIRAGDKDSRHGRRKSYLRSPYWWAGLVLMCLGEIGNFMAYGFAPASIVSPLGVVALISNCVIAPIMLKEKFRQRDAWGVLIAIAGAVVVVLSASSSEEKIGPHDIWVMITRWEFELYLGLTACLIITLMWVSHKYGSRTILIDVGLVALFGGYTALSTKGVSSLLSFTLWHVITFPVTYLLVFVLVFSALMQIRYINRALQRFDSTQVIPTQFVLFTLSVIVGSAVLYRDFENYTVERASKFVSGCLMTFLGVYFITSGRLRADDESSFSIDDEEEAIGLLGGEQYQDNFDIARPAHQPRTAKRGQRQSIPDENDLQSPLGSFLGSGIEDVDEDQLTPKGALSAAPSSPVGSITAESPTQPSPGHPSLHSHSHSLLTNPWADHLEQHVQASNSEPQLHRPATPPEQSETGNADSAVLLQFPPAPGIENRGYRPSSPSKPDHVEPADRESTVPQTPPARNLRNSISKHFSPGPLLPTLSAGFSAVVAESLRRGETSPVKDRKSHKRSARRKQLSTTVFDGYTRNRDRGPSDEVDAGVDQHLPLQLATARLRSTGDLPTPPGPVGNPTPLVDSEDQSISQSGNGVTTLTRIRSLSDSWSGGLAWLGGALRKPNSSNKALDSTTTVEADENHSRTETHDRGGGRESGTDTRT; encoded by the exons ATGGCTTCCTTCCAAGAGGATCCCTTAGCAGCAGGCCTGCTTACGGGTCTCGTCACTTCATTTGCCCCTACTCCGACCACCGCCGCATCTGTCTCTTCGTCATTTCGACATTTACCCTCGTCCACGTCGGGCTCAGATTCGAGTATCGGCGGCCACAATGGAGGGCATTTACATGAATGGTCGTCTTTGATTGGTATTGTGACTGCATTGGTGGGAAACGTGCTCATATCTCTGGCGCTCAATATTCAACGTTACGCTCACATCCGGATCGAGAGGGAGTGGGAGCAGAGCAAGCTACAAAGGGAGATACAGTGGAAACGGGCCAACTCGGGCCGGAATGCAGCAGGTGCCTACGGAACTACTGTagctgaagaggatgacagAGAATTCAGACGAGGGGGACGTCTGTTTCCTCGTTATCGAGACGAGTCTCCGGATTCCGGGCCAGAACTACCCGAGGACTTTCTAAGACGGAGCGACGAGTTCTCGGATGGAGAATCAGGCCCGCGTGGTCGCCTACGCGAGTCCTTTCTATCGGACCAAACTATTCGTGCTGGGGATAAGGATTCGCGCCATGGCCGGCGCAAGTCATACCTCCGCTCGCCGTACTGGTGGGCGGGCCTCGTGCTCATGTGTCTCGGCGAGATCGGTAATTTCATGGCATACGGGTTTGCCCCTGCATCGATTGTGTCCCCGCTAGGCGTTGTCGCGTTGATCTCAAACTGCGTTATTGCCCCAATAatgctcaaggagaagttTCGCCAACGCGATGCCTGGGGTGTGCTCATTGCAATCGCCGGTGCTGTTGTGGTCGTGCTCAGTGCCAGTTCGTCGGAAGAGAAAATCGGTCCCCATGATATATGGGTCATGATCACGCGCTGGGAATTCGAGTTGTACTTGGGTCTGACAGCCTGCTTGATTATCACCCTCATGTGGGTGAGCCACAAGTATGGCTCTCGAACCATCCTGATAGATGTCGGGCTAGTCGCGCTATTTG GTGGATATACCGCATTGTCGACCAAAGGTGTCTCGTCACTGCTGTCATTTACGCTATGGCATGTTATTACCTTTCCGGTCACCTATCTACTGGTGTTTGTCCTTGTTTTCAGCGCTCTGATGCAAATCCGGTACATCAACCGGGCTTTGCAACGTTTTGATTCCACCCAAGTCATCCCAACCCAGTTTGTACTCTTCACATTGTCGGTTATCGTTGGAAGTGCTGTGTTATACCGCGACTTTGAGAACTACACCGTCGAGCGCGCCTCAAAGTTTGTCTCTGGTTGCCTAATGACATTCCTAGGCGTGTACTTTATCACGAGTGGCAGACTCCGTGCAGATGAcgagtcttctttctccattgatgacgaggaagaagcgatTGGGCTTCTGGGAGGAGAGCAGTATCAGGACAACTTTGACATTGCCCGTCCTGCGCATCAACCTAGGACAGCCAAACGCGGGCAGAGGCAATCAATACCTGATGAGAACGATCTACAATCCCCATTAGGATCGTTCCTGGGCAGTGGAATTGAAGACGTTGATGAGGACCAGCTCACTCCCAAGGGTGCTCTGTCCGCggctccttcatctcctgtCGGCTCCATAACCGCGGAATCTCCTACGCAGCCATCTCCCGGGCATCCGTCTTTGCACTCACACTCTCACTCACTGTTGACGAACCCATGGGCGGACCACTTGGAACAACACGTTCAGGCTTCCAATTCCGAACCTCAGCTTCACCGACCAGCCACTCCTCCGGAACAGTCCGAAACAGGAAATGCTGATTCAGCAGTCCTCTTGCAGTTTCCTCCTGCCCCTGGTATTGAAAATCGCGGTTACCGACCCTCGTCTCCATCCAAGCCCGACCACGTCGAACCGGCTGACCGAGAAAGTACCGTCCCCCAGACTCCTCCCGCAAGGAACCTACGCAATTCTATATCCAAGCATTTCTCTCCCGGCCCACTCCTCCCTACCCTTTCAGCAGGTTTCAGTGCGGTCGTTGCCGAATCACTTCGCCGTGGCGAAACCAGTCCCGTGAAAGACCGAAAGTCGCATAAGCGATCCGCTCGAAGAAAGCAGCTAAGCACAACAGTCTTTGACGGTTACACGCGCAACAGGGACAGAGGCCCTTCAGATGAGGTGGATGCAGGTGTGGACCAGCATCTTCCATTGCAACTTGCGACTGCTCGACTCCGTTCTACTGGGGATCTCCCGACGCCTCCTGGGCCCGTTGGTAATCCCACCCCGTTAGTAGACTCAGAAGATCAGTCCATCAGTCAGAGTGGAAACGGTGTCACCACACTCACCCGAATACGCAGCCTAAGTGATTCATGGAGTGGAGGTTTAGCATGGCTTGGTGGCGCTCTACGAAAGCCGAACAGTAGCAACAAGGCGTTGGACAGTACGACAACCGTCGAAGCAGACGAGAATCACAGTAGAACCGAGACTCATGATAGAGGGGGCGGTCGCGAAAGTGGCACAGATACGCGGACGTAG